The DNA window CAGCATTACGTGTTTTATCACCGCAGGTCAGCGTCCTACATGTTGCTAAACCCTGATTTTAAAAGGGAATGCTCGGGAAAGATAACCGTTTCCTTTACCAGTTTAGTTGCGGAGGGGGAAAGAGGGGTGAAACCAGCGTCCACTCAGGCCTTGAGCCCTGGTTTCCATGGAAACTAGAAAGCGAGTCAGTGAGCAGTTGTGCCATGCTGACAAGAAGATGTTTACCACATCTGAGGGGCGTTTAAAGGGAAGGAGCACACACAATTCTCGCAGTCCTGGATGATTCCTTTTCATTAGCACCTTTGTCGGACCGGCACAGACTCTAATGATTCTTCATTAGCCGGGTGAGTAAAGAACATTCTGCTTTCATCTGCgcttttaaattaaaacaatacgGTGTCAACACTTTACACGTAATGTGCTGTATGATTTAATAGCCTGCTTACTTCTAAAACAGACAATTCCCGCAGCAACAACACTCACTTCTCCATCATTTCTAGCTGCTCGGGCGCATCTCCCGCTGTGTAGTCCACCACCTCGTCGGCCCCCAGTCCTCTAACAAGGCCTTCGGCGTTCTGAGAGCAGGTAACAGTTACGTGGGCTCCCCAAGCCTTCAATAACTGGCAgcacacagaggaagaaaacacaaatacacacacaaacacagtaagTGGCTTTACACTCCAAGTGACAAACATACACAGTACAGCAGATGGAATAAACTTACCTGAATGGAGAATGTTCCAACTCCTCCGGATCCTCCAGTGATCAAAACTCtagggaggggaaaaaaacagcaaccagAGGGTCATTCAATTACAGTGTGACTCATTAAAGTGAAGCTACTACAAGAAGTGGAAGCCTCGGGGGGTAAAAGGGGATTCGCGGGATGGGAAGCTATTACACCCGCAGGGGAGTGAAGGTTCCATTAGATTACATGTCAGGTTACATTTTTACAGGCTTCGGGTTAAAGGCAGGATTTTAAAACCCCTTTGATGCCAATTAGAATGAAACAGAAGATCAGGGTTCAACGCTGAAATGAgtgtgatgggaaaaaaaagtcttttcaaagtataGGTCTGCATGACTGGACTGAAACTTCaagaaattaaagaaataaCTCAAGGTATGACAGCTTTCTATAAAAGTATTCAGGGACTGCAATTCACACTTCTAAACAGGACTCATCAGTGACAGTTGCCAGGTTGCTTTGGCAACCATTTTGAGACTGGCAACCAATTCTTTGCCTTTGATTTTCAACCATAGAAAAATAGGGATGGCAAACAGCAAACCTGcaccccaaaataaatacaattttaattttggttgCATTACTGATAATCAGGGTTCCCACAAAGTTTCaaggacaaaatttcaaaacttttccatgactttcaAGGCTTTCAAGACTTTCAATATGTTAGGCAGTCTGCGGACACAGAGCAGTAGCGCTCCCTGAGTGGGGGAGTGACAGCAGACAGTTTAGCTGCCGCGTTGattaatttatttgaaaaagaaaatgctctGTGCCTCCCAACTACCATGTTCTACTGTTGACgcatttaaaatgaaactgaagTGGCACTCTGAGAGACAACTAAACTCCCTAAGCTGCCAGCGTCAACTGCACGATCTCAAAAATGTAGTACAATTTAATAGCAGGTGTTATTCAGTTATAAGTGTACTATACAGTTCTgtttatcttttatttgttttttggattattgttttgtggttttacaCTATGATGTCATGTTTGCTTGTTTGGACCCCAGGAAAAGTAGTTGCTGCCTTGGTATtgactaatggggatccaaattagtaaataaataaatatctgatccaaactctattcaaacataattccagctagctggcatacatggagggagagatggaacaCAGGGAGCAAATGAAGAAGCATacgtgatggtaaacaaaacatcacacactAGCTCATATAAGAGCTACATCAACtgctacaaaaaataaattctcTGTTATATGACAGAGAATGTGGGAGGTTATCCATGGAAGATTACTGAAACAATTAatgtcattacacacaacaaagttCCAGGACTTTTCCAAGCCTGGTAAACAAGACTGTGGAATTGTATACCTTATcaaggttttccatgaccatggGAACCCTGGATATTTGAACAGCTATAAACCAAACAACGCTgcatgtgtgtaggtgtgtttaCTTGCATGTGCTCAGGCATCTGTTTCTGGGACAATGATGGAGTAAATTCAGTTAGACTGTTTGACAGTGGGGTGAAAAgtgcaaaacaacaaagaaccaGATGAGTCTGAATGTAAAGGTCAGATCAGATAAAACACACTCTACAACTTTCAAACATTCTTCTATGCCGCCTTTTATGTCATTATGAAGCTGACATATAACTGCATAACATCTCCATTACTCAAAATATAAGGTGAAGgtaaaaatggaaaacatattTAGTAAGCAAAAGCTGATGCCTGGCAACCACTTTTAAAAATCAGTGGTAAGCCTTGTATATTAAAGGaccagtgtttaggatttagtggTAGAACTGAAACTTTgcccatgtgccaagcgtgttaGAGAACCATAGCAGccgatgtgaaaacatgaatcgcctatctagagccagtgtttggtttgtttgttctgggctactatagaataacatggtggactctgtggaagaggacccactctgtatgtagatacaTTATTAGGGATGCagcgaatattcggtaaccgaatatattcagccgaatattgcaaaaaaacacacattcggtattcggtggaataagtgaaaagcatggccgaataatagcggcgtgttttgataacgcaatcaaacagcgtgcggtgacggacggagtaaaatgtcggcagtgtggcgatattttactccatccgtcaccgcactcgcgaataaaaatagttttgtgcgggcaaaataaatcattcagcacgctgtgtgagtacagatttcaaccagcagcagaaatgaaacagCGAACCccaccggttgtgggttgaacaggggtcacagacacgaacaggaatacatattcctgtcaaatacggcggcgcatggtaacagcttaccggcgacggagaagtccggctccaggtgaataacttgttgtcgtgactgcccaaaagtacctgaacagccgagccatggcggcacacagtatgtggcgtatcagaggagaaacgagccgttcacatttctctcttttagtCTTTcagtggcaggtaacggtccacaaacctcaccacactttagggactgttctttacttatgaaggaaCTTGTCAGGGGAGCAGggggctggttgatttttatttcatttatttattttattttgatcccccctatgttaatcacttattatagaaaagtgatttatctttttataaatgacaaaaggcacatctgcttcattttcgctgtggtatcatgatactactcagaaccgtgatactttcacaggtatcgtaccatgggtcctaattttggtaccgtgacaacactaatctggagggggttcatctgcaaaaactaatgaaaaactaaaaaacggCATTCGGTATtcagccaagcgtttaatattttTCGGCTTccgcttcggccacaaattttcatttcggtgcatccctatacATTattctaaggcaacaaaaacacactgattctTATTTTGAGGTGATAATAATCTACTGAAAACATACTTAGAATATTATATAGCATTTCTGCCTGTAGATGTTCCCACATCCTactcactggacctttaatgtttgGGGTGGAGGGGTTCAGTATAGGGTTATCCAGGATCACGCTGGCGCTTGCCTTTTATTTGAAGAGTTGTGTCTGCAAAGACCACCTGCATTGACCAGGGCAGACAGAGCAGTGTTGGCCACATAGGGGATGGATGCTGCCTCTGTGTGACTCAATAATTTTGGCTTATGGGAAACCTGCAACAGCAAACAGCCAGTGTCAAAAGTTCATGTCAACATGTCAACAATCTCTTCACTTATCAATTTATTGTAAAAGCTCAGTGCAGTCAGCAGAGCCGCTGTGAGCACAGCTCGCTCTGAGCTGCTAAATAAATGAAGCACAATACAGTCAGAAAACAGAAGGCAATTAGTGTCTGTCTGTAATTGGTGCCACAGCGGCTCCAGCAACCAAACACAGTAATCTTTAATACGCTGCAGGATTACGTAACAGGGTGCACTTGTTCCAAACTTTTGTTCAGCATTTTTTCACAAATCGTACAACGGCTCTACATCAACTCTTTCCACTTGTTTGAAAACATACTGACCTGAAAGTCGATAGTATCAGTCAATTGATGAGCAAAATCAGTCATTCATAACCGAGCTGGCTTTGTGGCTCACCTCATACTCTGTGAGAGTCACAAATTCTGCCAGGCTGCCTTGTTTCCATGGGGGAACGGCAGCCCACACCTGGAACACAAATATGACATTTCACATGCTGAACACGACTCCATTTAACCGCCTACTCTCCATCTCTGAATCTTATTAATCGGCTATTAAGCTCTCAGTCAGCAGTTCCCGTTCTTATCATCCTTTTTCCAAAGACAGTTTTAAACTGATGGAACAAGATTACTAGAATACTGTAAGTGGAAACTTTTACTGCTGTACTGTCCTATAATTTAATCACATTCACTTTAGGTTGGATTTGCATAATCACATTTGTATCTGCAGGAAGACAGTAATGTGAATATGTAGgaggcagagcagcagagttctCAGATTATTATTCATGTGATGACCAAGCAGAAAGAGaataatctttttttctgaGAAAATATGTCTGCAGATGACTTGACTATGGAGTTACTGGAATTgacaaaatgataataaattcCATGAAACAATAcacatttgtttattgtcaatgGTTTTGACTTAACATTTATACTATTGTAGCTACTTCTCTATGATCTTTGGGTGTGTTGGATCAGTGGTTACCAACCTTTTCTACTTATAACTTCTCATCACTGGTTCCATTATGTCTATGAGTTATGTGACCAAGACGaccaatgatttttttttttccatctgttaCTGTTACATATgcttattcattttaaagtcCAGGAGAGGTagatttatgattttttttcccacaagaaaaagcaaaaattaGAGACACATCATGGGTCAGGACTcgaggttgggaaccactgttttagaccATTGTAGGCAGTGCTGCACATCAATGACCTAGATTGTTTTATGGCAATAATAGATATGTACATGGCTTTTGTATCAATGTGATAAGGAACCTTGATTTCATGGGTACTTAGTGTGCTGACCACTAAAAGGGCATTCCTGTCTGGTCATCTTACAACCATCCGTACGAATTGGGTCAAATTATTTCCTGCCAGAAAAACCCTTAAAACTGTTACTTATCAACACACTAATTCTGTTTCTCGTGtgaaacattattatttttaaagcatttaaatgtgtgacataaatataatttatgaaggattttcatctgctttcattttttaactTCTTAACTTGCCCGGTGCTGAAACACAGCTTTGTCCCAGACAAGAATTTACAActacaaaacaattaaaaatgtgttactGTGTAAATAATTTGTACAAGCACCAACAGTTAATGCTTCAATATTGTTGCAGTATCAAGAGGTATTTAGAAAAGGATCCACGGtatgatattatcacaatacttgaGTCTTGATagtgttatttttatattaacgtcattttaaatatgttgcaatatgctgagtatatGTGATATATAGTATATGTGATATACTATTATACATATtatgatttattaccttttttcaattGTAAAtgatgtccccaaaggaaaactttgttgaCATCTGTTTTAACtaaaaagataaagttttcagtttgttcatctcacttcagccaatTTTTGCAGCAGccaaatgtatctagtggactgaaaaagcaattgatgaTATTATTCTAGTAGACTACTTCAAGTTTAATTTGagtttgtaatattaataatttatatattaaaaaatcaatacttggcactgtgtgatgatacaaTATGGccccacaaaaatattgcaatactatgctgtatctaTTTTTTCTCCCACCCCTAGTATttagtcaaaaatattgtgtgttttgttttgggtttttttattatcttttttttttttttatagatcacCCGACCCTAGACTGAAAGTGGAGCATGACTGGACCGAAACTTGAATTAATTCAAGGTTTGACGGCCTTGTATAATAGTATTCAGGGACTTCTTACTTTTTCCTGACTGTGATTCACACTTCTAAACAGGACTCATCAGTGACAGTTGCCAGGTTGCTTTGGCAACCATTTTGAGACTGGCAACCAATTCTTTGCCCTTGATTTTCCAACATAAAAAAATTAGGGACAGCAAACAGCAAACCTGCAccccaaaataaatgcaatttcaGTATCTGTTGCATTAGTGATATTTGGGGTTCCCAAAATATTGtgtgttatgtttttgttttttttatcatttttttataGATCACCCAACCCTAGACTGAAAGTGAAGCAGCATCCTGAATCTGTGTATTTCTGCATTAAAGGTAAAAGTGTCTTGACAGAGACATGTAAATGTTTAGGTGGATTACTAATGTAAGCTGTACTGACAACGGTACTTTCATATTaattgtcataatcaagacaaaaaTAACACGATAATATTagtaaaacatgaataaatcatgTGTGTTACACTCAGGTTTTTAGCCATTCACATTTCGGCTTCATGTGCACAGTGGACACTGTGTAACAACACTGTAAAATCAAATTACTGGTACAGTTGTTCAGTGTTACAGCATGTTAAAGACAAGTGTGCAGTGCAGCTCCTACCTCATCTCCTGGAACAACATGGGTCACCTCAGATCCACAGTCCACCACCACACCAGACACATCACGACCCAGGATCAGAGGAAACTCACTATCATTGTCACTGCCCATCACAGACAGTGGATCCCTTCTTAATTTAAGCAGTTTAGCTCCATAACCACCTGCAAATGGAGAAAGCCAAAAGGTTATGACTCACTTATGTGGCTGTGTTGATCACAATGCCTCTGCTGAGTATGAGCCCAACACTTACCCCTCATAGACACATCAAGAGGGTTGAGACTGGCAGCATGGACTTTAATCATCACCTCACTGGGAGAGCTGACAATGGGCATGGGGATTTCTTCAGTGTACTTCAGAACCTCATTAGTACCATACTGATCAATGACCCAGGCTGACATACAGCTCTGCAGTCTTGAAGGTGAACTACAGACATTTCTCCTGAAGCACACACTCCACCCTGCCCTGGCTAATGTTTTGGTCGAGGCTGCTGCTTTCGCGTTTAACAAACGCAGGAGCCTGGTTGATGCCATAGCTCTGACAGAACACATTTACACCGTCCTGCGGCTGACTGTGCCTACAAGGTCAGCTTTTGATACCACAAGTCATCAGGAAGAACACTTGTCACTACCTTAGCTAATGATAGCTGGTTAGCTAGGTAGCtacacagctaacgttagcatgtgcACGTCGTCTGCGCTCAAAGCACTCGCAAAAAATGTATCGAATAAGTCAAACAAATAAGCGACAGCGTCTGTGTGCACGTTAAGTGTATTACCGAGTGTCACTTATTAACCTGAAATGAAAACCGGTGTTATAAAGATTAGCTGATAGCAGATAACACACCCCTCTCCGGCTAGGTGGCTACATAACAAGTTAACCTTTCACCTCACACcgacagccaatcagaattcTGTATCTAAATATTCTAGCCAATAGAGAAAGAGAATGACTCTGACGTGTTGTACTGATACTACGACAACTGctactaataataatgaaaaataatagccgaaataaaggaaaaaatataaataaataaaaacaattaaaataaaatacttaacagaaaataaataaataaataaataaagatacaaGTTATGAGTGATACAACATTGAAAATACGTCTTTTTatcccctttttttctcttctcagttCCATGACCATTTACTTTGATGATATGATGGACGTACCTTATTGTTGTAATTATTTGTTActcaataaagtttatttaaaaaaaatatgaaaataatgatGACATTGTATTTTGacataagataaaataaaagcaagtgaataacattgatcatcttgttacagtgtattgttctgctgggaaaccttgtgtcttggcattcatgtggatgcttcTTGACATACTCCACCTACCCAAACACTGGGAACAACACCTATCGATGGAAGTGGCCCCCCAGCaagacaatgcaccatgccagaCCACAGAAACTGCTCAGGCATGACCCAAGGAGcaggacaaagagctcaaggcatcaacctgacCTCCAAACACCCCAGATCCCAACCTGATTGAACATTTGAGGGAggtgctggtaccccagaggtacccctgaTCCACGGTGGGTGCTCCTTGGActagacttggctctgacctgttaaggcatggacacaggacctctggggggtGTCccttggtgtctggcaccaacgcgttggcttcagatcttttgagttCTGTGGGTTGTCTTGTTCCTAGGACCATTCCTTAGCAGTTTTTGTGAtgtggcat is part of the Epinephelus fuscoguttatus linkage group LG11, E.fuscoguttatus.final_Chr_v1 genome and encodes:
- the LOC125897001 gene encoding reticulon-4-interacting protein 1 homolog, mitochondrial-like, which codes for MCSVRAMASTRLLRLLNAKAAASTKTLARAGWSVCFRRNVCSSPSRLQSCMSAWVIDQYGTNEVLKYTEEIPMPIVSSPSEVMIKVHAASLNPLDVSMRGGYGAKLLKLRRDPLSVMGSDNDSEFPLILGRDVSGVVVDCGSEVTHVVPGDEVWAAVPPWKQGSLAEFVTLTEYEVSHKPKLLSHTEAASIPYVANTALSALVNAGGLCRHNSSNKRVLITGGSGGVGTFSIQLLKAWGAHVTVTCSQNAEGLVRGLGADEVVDYTAGDAPEQLEMMEKFDVILDNVGGETEEWAVGLLKPWSGAKYITLVTPLLLNTDSMGLLDGVFHAGLTLQSKAMQNIISSGVFYRWGFYTPDGPALDEVSRLVDAVKILPVVEAQFPFTQVPQAFQKLEQGHARGKTVVRVDDEDDRQAEKLVQSSRTETAESEQDVQETAKQN